From the Paludibacterium paludis genome, one window contains:
- the fusA gene encoding elongation factor G → MARKTPIERYRNIGISAHIDAGKTTTTERILFYTGVNHKIGEVHDGAATMDWMEQEQERGITITSAATTTFWKGMALQYPEHRFNIIDTPGHVDFTIEVERSMRVLDGAVMVYCAVGGVQPQSETVWRQANKYKVPRIAFVNKMDRQGANFFRAVEQVKTRLRGNPVPIVVPVGAEDGFTGVVDLLKMKSIIWDEASQGMKFEYGEIPAELVSVAQEWREKMVEAAAEVDEDTMNKYLETGELTEEEIVYGLRQRTLRCEIQPMLCGSAFKNKGVQRMLDAVVDLLPSPIDVPPVPGENEDGTPTVRKASDDEPFSALAFKLMNDPYVGQLTFFRVYSGVVKSGDSVLNSVKGKKERIGRIVQMHANERKEIEEVRAGDIAAAIGLKEVTTGETLCSSDAPLILERMEFPEPVIHVAVEPKTKADQEKMGVALNRLAKEDPSFRVRTDEESGQTIISGMGELHLEILVDRMRREFGVEANVGAPQVAYRETVTKTVTDVEAKHVKQSGGKGQYGHCVITLEPLGEGGGYEFVDEIKGGVIPREFIPSVDKGIQNTLSTGIVAGYPVVDVRVRLTFGSYHDVDSSQIAFELAGSMAFKEAMRRASAVLLEPMMAVEVETPEEYMGDVMGDLSSRRGIVQGMDDDGLGGKKIRAEVPLAEMFGYSTTLRSLTQGRATYSMEFKHYSEAPKHVADAVTNAKK, encoded by the coding sequence GTGGCTAGGAAAACCCCTATCGAGCGCTACCGTAATATCGGTATCTCCGCTCACATCGATGCTGGTAAGACCACCACCACCGAACGCATTCTGTTTTACACCGGCGTGAACCACAAGATTGGTGAAGTTCACGACGGCGCTGCCACCATGGACTGGATGGAGCAGGAACAGGAGCGCGGTATTACGATTACCTCCGCTGCTACCACTACCTTCTGGAAAGGTATGGCCCTGCAGTATCCGGAGCACCGCTTCAACATCATCGACACCCCGGGACACGTTGACTTCACTATTGAAGTCGAGCGCTCCATGCGCGTTCTGGACGGCGCCGTGATGGTTTACTGCGCGGTGGGCGGTGTTCAGCCCCAGTCGGAAACCGTATGGCGTCAGGCCAACAAGTACAAGGTTCCGCGTATCGCGTTCGTGAACAAGATGGACCGTCAGGGTGCCAACTTCTTCCGCGCCGTGGAACAGGTCAAGACCCGTCTGCGCGGCAATCCGGTGCCCATCGTGGTTCCGGTCGGTGCCGAAGACGGCTTTACCGGTGTTGTCGACCTGCTGAAGATGAAGTCCATCATCTGGGACGAAGCTTCCCAGGGGATGAAGTTCGAATACGGCGAAATCCCGGCTGAGCTCGTGTCCGTTGCCCAGGAATGGCGCGAGAAGATGGTCGAGGCCGCCGCCGAAGTCGACGAAGACACCATGAACAAGTACCTCGAAACCGGTGAGCTCACCGAAGAGGAAATTGTTTACGGTCTGCGCCAGCGTACCCTGCGTTGCGAAATCCAGCCGATGCTGTGCGGCTCCGCGTTCAAGAACAAGGGTGTTCAGCGCATGCTGGACGCCGTTGTCGACCTGCTGCCGAGCCCGATCGACGTTCCCCCGGTACCGGGCGAGAACGAAGACGGCACGCCGACGGTCCGCAAGGCCTCCGATGACGAGCCGTTCTCCGCACTGGCGTTCAAGCTGATGAACGACCCGTACGTCGGTCAGCTGACCTTCTTCCGCGTCTATTCCGGCGTGGTGAAGTCCGGCGACTCCGTCCTGAACTCCGTCAAGGGCAAGAAAGAGCGTATCGGCCGTATCGTTCAGATGCACGCCAACGAGCGTAAAGAGATCGAAGAAGTTCGCGCCGGCGACATCGCCGCCGCCATCGGTCTGAAGGAAGTGACCACCGGTGAGACCCTGTGTTCGTCCGACGCTCCGCTGATTCTCGAGCGCATGGAGTTCCCGGAGCCGGTGATTCACGTCGCCGTTGAGCCGAAGACCAAGGCCGACCAGGAAAAGATGGGCGTTGCCCTGAACCGCCTGGCGAAGGAAGACCCGTCGTTCCGCGTGCGCACCGACGAAGAATCCGGTCAGACCATCATTTCCGGTATGGGCGAACTGCACCTGGAAATTCTGGTTGACCGCATGCGCCGTGAATTCGGCGTGGAAGCCAACGTCGGCGCTCCGCAGGTTGCTTACCGCGAAACCGTCACCAAGACCGTTACCGATGTCGAAGCCAAGCACGTCAAGCAGTCCGGCGGTAAGGGGCAGTACGGTCACTGCGTCATCACCCTGGAGCCGCTGGGCGAAGGTGGTGGTTACGAGTTCGTGGACGAAATCAAGGGCGGCGTGATTCCGCGCGAATTCATCCCGTCCGTGGACAAGGGTATCCAGAACACCCTGTCCACCGGTATTGTCGCCGGCTACCCGGTGGTGGACGTACGTGTGCGTCTGACCTTCGGTTCCTACCACGATGTCGACTCGTCGCAAATCGCCTTCGAACTGGCCGGTTCCATGGCGTTCAAGGAAGCGATGCGCCGCGCCAGCGCGGTTCTGCTCGAGCCGATGATGGCCGTGGAAGTCGAGACCCCGGAAGAGTACATGGGCGACGTCATGGGCGACCTGTCCTCCCGCCGCGGTATCGTGCAAGGCATGGATGACGACGGCCTGGGCGGCAAGAAGATTCGTGCCGAAGTCCCGTTGGCCGAAATGTTCGGTTACTCGACCACGCTGCGTTCGCTGACTCAGGGTCGTGCTACGTACTCCATGGAGTTCAAGCACTACTCCGAGGCGCCGAAGCACGTTGCCGACGCCGTGACCAACGCCAAGAAGTAA
- the rpoC gene encoding DNA-directed RNA polymerase subunit beta', whose translation MKALLDLFKQVTQEEEFDAIKIGIASPDKIRSWSYGEVKKPETINYRTFKPERDGLFCARIFGPVKDYECLCGKYKRLKHRGVICEKCGVEVTLSKVRRERMGHIELASPTAHIWFLKSLPSRLGMVLDMTLRDIERVLYFEAFVVTDPGLTPLQRRQLLTEEDFLDKEDQYGEEFRAMMGAEAVRELLRSLDLNGEIETLRRELETTGSDTKIKKIAKRLKVLEAFLRSGMKPEWMILEVLPVLPPELRPLVPLDGGRFATSDLNDLYRRVINRNNRLKRLLELRAPDIIVRNEKRMLQESVDSLLDNGRRGKAMTGANKRPLKSLADMIKGKGGRFRQNLLGKRVDYSGRSVITVGPTLRLHQCGLPKKMALELFKPFIFHKLEVMGLASTIKAAKKLVEQEVPEVWDILEDVIREHPVLLNRAPTLHRLGIQAFEPVLIEGKAIQLHPLVCAAFNADFDGDQMAVHVPLSLEAQMEARTLMLATNNVLSPANGEPIIVPSQDIVLGLYYMTRDRVNGKGEGMVFADTKEVHRAYETRQVELATRITVRLKEWEKDDQGEFQPVMKRYETTVGRALLSDILPKGLPFEHINKALKKKEISKLINVSFRRCGIRDTVIFADQLMYTGFSFSTRGGISICVDDMLVPTRKSDLLSDAHKEVKEIEEQYRQGLVTQGERYNKVVDIWGRTGDKVAKAMMDELSKQKVLDREGKEVDQESFNSIYMMADSGARGSVAQIKQLAGMRGLMAKPDGSIIETPITSNFREGLTVLQYFISTHGARKGLADTALKTANSGYLTRRLVDVTQDLVVVEDDCGTTNGFTMKAVLQGGDVIEALRDRILGRVTAIDVVDPSTGETVIEAGTLLDEHLVDMVDNLGIDEVKVRTAITCDTRYGLCAKCYGRDLGRGKEVNSGEAVGVIAAQSIGEPGTQLTMRTFHIGGAASRNAAASQVEAKSNGTVRFSSQMRYVTNTKGELIVITRSGEVVIHDDIGRERERHKVPYGATLLVTDGLSLKAGHVLATWDPHTRPIITEYAGRVKFENVEEGVTVAKQTDEVTGLSTLVVIDPKRRAGTQSKMLRPLVKLLDDFGNEVKLAGSESSVSITFQVGAIITVKDGQEVGKGEVLARIPQETTKTRDITGGLPRVAELFEARSPKDAGMLAEVTGTVSFGKDTKGKQRLIITDLEGNGYENLIPKDKHVLVHDGQVVNRGELIVDGAVDPHDILRLQGIEALARYIVQEVQEVYRLQGVKINDKHIEVIIRQMLRRVVISDSGDTDFITGEQVERAEVLETNDRMMAEGKEPAHYENVLLGITKASLSTDSFISAASFQETTRVLTEAAIMGKKDDLRGLKENVIVGRLIPAGTGLAYHRNRRRNTLGVDSAPEHLFQQPATEGVESDE comes from the coding sequence ATGAAAGCACTGCTCGATCTCTTTAAGCAAGTTACGCAGGAAGAAGAGTTTGATGCGATTAAGATCGGCATCGCCTCGCCCGACAAGATCCGTTCCTGGTCCTACGGTGAGGTCAAGAAACCCGAGACCATCAACTACCGGACCTTCAAACCCGAACGCGACGGCCTGTTCTGCGCGCGTATTTTCGGGCCGGTAAAGGACTACGAGTGCCTGTGCGGCAAGTACAAGCGCCTCAAGCACCGCGGCGTGATCTGCGAGAAGTGCGGCGTGGAAGTGACCCTGTCCAAGGTCCGCCGCGAACGCATGGGCCACATCGAGTTGGCCAGCCCCACCGCGCACATCTGGTTCCTCAAGAGCCTGCCGTCGCGTCTTGGCATGGTGCTGGACATGACGCTGCGCGACATTGAGCGCGTATTGTATTTCGAAGCCTTCGTGGTGACCGATCCTGGCCTGACCCCGCTGCAGCGCCGTCAGCTTTTGACCGAGGAGGATTTCCTCGATAAGGAAGACCAGTACGGTGAAGAGTTCCGCGCGATGATGGGCGCGGAAGCCGTTCGCGAACTGTTGCGCAGCCTCGACCTTAACGGCGAGATCGAAACCCTGCGCCGCGAGCTGGAAACCACCGGCTCGGATACCAAGATCAAGAAGATCGCCAAGCGTCTGAAGGTGCTCGAAGCCTTCCTGCGCTCCGGCATGAAGCCGGAATGGATGATCCTTGAAGTTCTGCCGGTGCTGCCGCCGGAACTGCGCCCGCTGGTTCCGCTGGACGGCGGCCGCTTCGCGACCTCCGATCTGAACGATCTGTATCGCCGTGTCATCAACCGGAACAACCGTCTGAAGCGTCTTCTGGAGCTGCGCGCGCCGGACATCATCGTGCGCAACGAGAAGCGCATGCTGCAGGAATCGGTCGACTCGCTGCTGGACAACGGTCGCCGCGGCAAGGCCATGACCGGCGCCAACAAGCGTCCGCTCAAGTCGCTGGCCGACATGATCAAGGGTAAGGGCGGTCGCTTCCGTCAGAACCTGCTGGGTAAGCGCGTGGACTACTCCGGTCGTTCCGTGATCACCGTGGGCCCGACCCTGCGTCTGCACCAGTGCGGTCTGCCGAAGAAGATGGCCCTCGAGCTGTTCAAGCCGTTCATTTTCCACAAGCTGGAAGTGATGGGGCTGGCGTCCACCATCAAGGCGGCCAAGAAACTGGTCGAGCAGGAAGTTCCGGAGGTTTGGGACATTCTCGAAGACGTGATCCGTGAACACCCGGTACTGCTCAACCGTGCGCCGACGCTGCACCGTCTGGGTATCCAGGCGTTCGAACCGGTGCTGATCGAAGGCAAGGCCATCCAGCTGCATCCGCTCGTCTGCGCGGCATTCAACGCCGACTTCGACGGTGACCAGATGGCCGTTCACGTTCCCCTGTCGCTCGAGGCGCAGATGGAAGCCCGCACGCTGATGCTGGCGACCAACAACGTACTGTCCCCGGCCAACGGCGAACCGATCATCGTGCCGTCGCAGGATATCGTGCTGGGTCTTTATTACATGACCCGCGATCGCGTCAATGGCAAGGGCGAAGGCATGGTGTTCGCCGACACCAAGGAAGTGCACCGCGCCTACGAAACCCGTCAGGTCGAGCTGGCTACCCGCATCACCGTGCGCCTGAAGGAGTGGGAGAAGGACGACCAAGGCGAATTCCAGCCGGTCATGAAGCGTTACGAGACCACCGTCGGCCGTGCGCTCCTGTCGGACATTCTGCCCAAGGGCTTGCCGTTCGAGCACATCAACAAGGCGCTGAAGAAGAAAGAGATCTCCAAGCTGATCAACGTATCGTTCCGCCGCTGCGGCATTCGCGATACGGTCATCTTCGCCGACCAGCTGATGTACACCGGTTTCAGCTTCTCGACCCGCGGCGGCATCTCGATCTGCGTGGACGACATGCTGGTTCCGACGCGCAAGAGCGACCTGCTCTCCGACGCGCACAAGGAAGTCAAGGAAATCGAGGAGCAGTACCGCCAAGGTCTGGTGACCCAGGGCGAGCGCTACAACAAAGTGGTCGACATCTGGGGCCGCACCGGCGACAAGGTCGCCAAGGCGATGATGGACGAACTGTCCAAGCAGAAGGTGCTCGATCGCGAAGGCAAGGAAGTCGATCAGGAATCGTTCAACTCGATTTACATGATGGCCGACTCCGGCGCCCGGGGTTCCGTGGCGCAGATCAAGCAGCTGGCCGGTATGCGGGGCCTGATGGCCAAGCCGGACGGTTCGATTATCGAAACGCCGATTACCTCGAACTTCCGCGAAGGCCTGACGGTATTGCAGTACTTCATCTCGACCCACGGTGCCCGTAAGGGTCTGGCGGATACCGCGTTGAAGACCGCGAACTCCGGTTACCTGACCCGTCGTCTGGTGGATGTGACCCAGGATCTGGTCGTGGTGGAAGACGATTGCGGCACCACGAACGGCTTCACCATGAAGGCCGTTCTGCAAGGTGGTGATGTCATCGAAGCGCTGCGCGACCGTATTCTCGGCCGCGTGACCGCCATCGATGTGGTCGATCCGTCCACCGGGGAGACGGTGATCGAAGCCGGCACGTTGCTCGACGAGCATCTTGTCGATATGGTCGACAACCTCGGTATCGACGAGGTGAAGGTTCGCACCGCGATCACCTGCGACACCCGTTATGGTCTGTGCGCCAAGTGCTACGGCCGTGACCTCGGCCGCGGCAAGGAAGTGAACTCCGGCGAAGCGGTCGGTGTGATCGCCGCCCAGTCGATCGGTGAGCCGGGTACCCAGCTGACCATGCGTACCTTCCACATCGGTGGTGCCGCTTCGCGTAATGCCGCTGCCAGCCAGGTGGAAGCCAAGTCCAATGGTACGGTGCGTTTCTCCAGCCAGATGCGCTATGTGACCAACACCAAGGGCGAGCTGATCGTGATCACCCGCTCCGGCGAAGTCGTCATTCACGACGATATCGGCCGTGAGCGCGAACGTCACAAGGTACCGTACGGCGCGACCCTGCTGGTGACCGATGGTCTGTCCCTCAAGGCCGGCCATGTGCTCGCGACCTGGGATCCGCATACGCGTCCGATCATTACCGAGTACGCTGGCCGCGTGAAGTTCGAGAACGTCGAAGAAGGCGTTACCGTGGCCAAGCAGACCGACGAAGTGACCGGTCTGTCGACGCTGGTCGTTATCGATCCGAAGCGCCGTGCCGGCACCCAGTCGAAGATGCTGCGTCCTCTGGTGAAGCTGCTCGACGACTTCGGCAACGAAGTGAAGCTGGCCGGTTCCGAGTCTTCGGTATCGATCACCTTCCAGGTTGGCGCGATCATCACCGTCAAGGACGGCCAGGAGGTCGGCAAGGGTGAGGTTCTGGCGCGTATTCCGCAGGAAACCACCAAGACCCGCGATATTACCGGTGGTCTGCCGCGTGTGGCCGAGCTGTTCGAAGCCCGTTCGCCGAAGGATGCCGGCATGCTGGCCGAAGTCACCGGTACGGTCTCGTTCGGTAAGGACACCAAGGGCAAGCAGCGTCTGATCATCACCGATCTGGAAGGCAACGGTTACGAAAACCTGATTCCGAAGGACAAGCACGTGCTGGTTCACGACGGTCAGGTGGTGAACCGCGGCGAACTGATCGTCGACGGCGCGGTCGATCCGCACGACATTCTGCGCCTGCAGGGTATCGAGGCGCTGGCCCGCTATATCGTCCAGGAAGTGCAGGAGGTGTATCGCCTGCAGGGTGTGAAGATCAACGACAAGCACATCGAGGTGATCATTCGCCAGATGCTGCGCCGTGTGGTCATCAGCGACTCGGGCGATACCGACTTCATCACCGGCGAACAGGTCGAGCGCGCGGAAGTGCTGGAGACCAACGACCGCATGATGGCCGAAGGCAAGGAGCCGGCTCACTACGAGAATGTCCTCCTTGGTATCACGAAGGCATCGCTGTCGACCGACTCGTTCATCTCCGCGGCGTCCTTCCAGGAAACCACGCGCGTGTTGACCGAAGCGGCGATCATGGGCAAGAAGGACGACCTGCGTGGCCTGAAGGAAAACGTCATCGTTGGCCGACTGATCCCCGCCGGTACCGGCCTGGCTTACCATCGCAATCGTCGCCGCAATACGCTGGGCGTCGACTCGGCTCCGGAACACCTGTTCCAGCAGCCGGCGACCGAAGGTGTGGAAAGCGACGAATAA
- the rpsG gene encoding 30S ribosomal protein S7, which yields MPRRREVPKRDVLPDPKFGSQDLSKFMNVVMIDGKKSVAERIIYGALDQIEKKTGKNAIEVFNAAISNAKPVVEVKSRRVGGANYQVPVEVRPARRMALAMRWLRDAARKRGEKSMDLRLAGELIDAAEGRGGAMKKREEVHRMAEANKAFSHFRF from the coding sequence ATGCCAAGACGCAGAGAAGTCCCCAAGCGTGATGTCCTGCCTGATCCGAAATTCGGTAGCCAGGATCTCTCCAAATTCATGAACGTCGTGATGATCGACGGCAAGAAGTCGGTTGCCGAGCGCATCATCTACGGCGCGCTGGACCAGATCGAAAAGAAAACCGGCAAGAACGCCATCGAAGTGTTCAACGCCGCGATCTCCAACGCCAAGCCGGTGGTCGAAGTGAAGAGCCGCCGTGTTGGTGGTGCCAACTATCAAGTTCCTGTTGAAGTTCGTCCCGCACGCCGTATGGCGCTGGCCATGCGCTGGCTGCGCGACGCCGCCCGCAAGCGCGGCGAAAAGTCCATGGATCTGCGTCTTGCCGGCGAACTGATCGATGCGGCTGAAGGCCGCGGCGGCGCAATGAAGAAGCGTGAAGAAGTTCACCGCATGGCTGAGGCCAACAAGGCGTTCTCGCACTTCCGTTTCTAA
- the rpsL gene encoding 30S ribosomal protein S12 produces MPTINQLVRKGRLATTAKSKVPALDACPQKRGVCTRVYTTTPKKPNSALRKVCKVRLTNGFEVISYIGGEGHNLQEHSVVLIRGGRVKDLPGVRYHTVRGSLDTAGVKDRKQARSKYGAKRPK; encoded by the coding sequence ATGCCAACCATCAACCAACTCGTGCGCAAAGGCCGCCTCGCCACCACGGCGAAGAGCAAAGTGCCCGCGCTGGATGCCTGCCCGCAAAAGCGTGGCGTGTGCACCCGTGTTTACACCACCACTCCGAAGAAGCCTAACTCGGCTCTGCGTAAAGTGTGCAAGGTGCGTCTGACCAACGGTTTCGAAGTCATTTCGTACATCGGCGGTGAAGGCCACAACCTGCAGGAACATAGCGTCGTGCTGATCCGCGGCGGTCGTGTCAAGGACCTTCCGGGTGTGCGTTACCACACCGTTCGCGGCTCCCTCGACACCGCAGGCGTCAAGGACCGTAAACAGGCTCGTTCCAAGTACGGTGCCAAGCGTCCCAAGTAA
- a CDS encoding ricin-type beta-trefoil lectin domain protein translates to MAHHGPLTCLLAGATFITTVHAQAAHPSPIRHETSWLQSSLTPVTVRVIGAHALVDDIIVGEWDSVRAEGVPSFHVGAPDKSANGEVHAATAHFVRTWPRGIVPYEFSRDYPESGKQMFEQAIRHYEEKTGIRFIPRNGHGSYIRLNTSIDACYTYLGMAHDARNIYMTHGCAGDMNSNLHELGHILGLIHEHQRADRDTYIRPSPFYKWSSQWVHESGTRELTPYDINSVMHYRSGYTMESGHSNRTLSRNALSPGDIRGLAQLYPEAAQRVVPEQPGVGRLPSSPGIPGMPATPRSPYPQVLPPRPRTPPEGNAALPGQGGLIRDSTGQRCLGISSVKLPGFEDDYQKTRLEHCDGRPSLRWYLGKDGKLRNTSLGPDQCLGGFVAGAGETVMQPCNGGGIQRWNLDAGRLRNPVAMNLPLAIISVRDGLIGTGWSGTPASNFLNWHPEGATAPPPPVPDRQYTGRLSDTTGHRCLSVMRNRPNSPHWDISMQYCNASPRQEWKLDGSRRLRSESLPGYCLGGDIRNQDIRMEPCSGDARQQWHFDGAHLRSVAHTGHAMRKLPAGPVVLNMLTQCPQFDFVWRASPASRGQGRNESKPGASGSSPGHPAPTPFVRTPPSIMASGTRPASVPQAASRKGLLTRATGQCLTVDPYGPARLSGTRYLSMQTCTGSALQRWELDAAGKLASAGLPGYCLDSESPTRGFALMRRCANGAAMRWNYRNQRLENRQTPSMGIRYNEQGSVYFDEFDPANYTHTLLWKPGQ, encoded by the coding sequence ATGGCCCATCACGGTCCACTGACATGCCTCCTGGCTGGAGCCACCTTCATCACCACCGTCCATGCGCAGGCCGCCCACCCTTCGCCCATCCGTCATGAAACATCATGGTTGCAATCCAGCCTGACGCCCGTCACCGTGCGTGTGATTGGCGCTCATGCGCTTGTCGACGATATCATCGTCGGCGAATGGGATAGCGTCCGCGCCGAGGGTGTACCCAGTTTTCATGTCGGCGCGCCGGATAAATCCGCCAATGGCGAGGTGCACGCAGCGACCGCGCATTTTGTCAGAACCTGGCCTCGCGGCATCGTGCCCTATGAGTTCTCGCGCGACTATCCCGAGAGCGGAAAACAGATGTTCGAGCAAGCCATCCGTCACTACGAGGAAAAAACCGGCATACGGTTCATTCCGAGAAACGGCCATGGCAGCTACATTCGCCTGAACACAAGCATCGACGCCTGCTACACCTACCTTGGCATGGCCCACGACGCCCGCAATATATACATGACCCACGGCTGCGCGGGCGACATGAACTCGAATCTTCATGAACTCGGCCACATACTTGGCCTGATTCACGAGCATCAGCGCGCCGACCGTGACACGTACATCCGCCCCTCGCCTTTTTACAAATGGAGTTCGCAATGGGTTCATGAGTCGGGTACACGCGAGCTGACTCCATACGACATCAACTCCGTCATGCATTACCGAAGCGGTTATACAATGGAAAGCGGCCACAGTAACCGCACATTATCGCGTAACGCGCTCTCGCCCGGCGATATCCGCGGCCTTGCCCAACTCTATCCGGAAGCGGCGCAACGTGTCGTTCCCGAACAACCGGGGGTCGGACGGCTCCCGTCATCGCCAGGCATTCCGGGCATGCCCGCCACGCCACGCTCCCCTTACCCCCAGGTCCTTCCTCCCCGTCCCCGCACTCCACCGGAAGGGAACGCCGCCCTGCCCGGGCAAGGCGGCCTGATCCGCGACAGCACTGGCCAGCGCTGCCTCGGCATTTCATCGGTGAAATTGCCCGGATTCGAGGACGATTATCAGAAAACCCGGCTCGAACACTGCGATGGGCGACCCTCTTTGCGCTGGTATCTGGGCAAGGACGGCAAACTGCGCAACACCAGTCTCGGACCCGATCAATGCCTGGGGGGATTTGTCGCAGGCGCGGGAGAGACGGTCATGCAGCCCTGCAACGGAGGAGGAATACAACGATGGAACCTCGACGCGGGACGGCTTCGCAATCCCGTCGCGATGAACCTGCCGCTTGCCATCATAAGTGTCAGGGACGGTCTCATCGGGACAGGATGGTCCGGGACCCCGGCTTCCAACTTTCTTAACTGGCACCCGGAAGGCGCGACCGCACCTCCGCCTCCCGTACCGGATCGTCAGTACACCGGCCGGTTGTCCGACACGACGGGTCACCGCTGCCTGAGCGTGATGCGCAATCGCCCCAACAGTCCCCATTGGGACATTTCGATGCAATACTGCAACGCTTCACCGCGGCAGGAATGGAAGCTGGACGGTTCACGGCGGTTGCGCAGCGAGTCGCTGCCCGGCTACTGCCTGGGTGGCGATATCCGCAACCAGGATATCCGGATGGAGCCATGCAGTGGCGACGCCCGCCAGCAATGGCACTTCGATGGCGCACATTTGCGCAGCGTTGCGCATACCGGACATGCAATGCGCAAGCTGCCAGCCGGCCCTGTTGTCCTGAACATGCTGACCCAGTGCCCGCAGTTCGACTTTGTCTGGCGAGCATCGCCGGCCAGCCGCGGCCAGGGCCGGAATGAATCGAAGCCCGGCGCGTCCGGTTCAAGCCCGGGACACCCGGCACCCACTCCCTTCGTCCGGACTCCTCCGTCGATCATGGCGTCCGGGACTCGTCCCGCTTCCGTACCACAGGCGGCGTCGCGCAAGGGCTTGTTGACCAGGGCGACCGGCCAGTGCCTCACGGTCGATCCGTACGGCCCGGCAAGGCTTTCCGGGACGCGTTACCTGTCCATGCAAACCTGCACCGGCTCGGCGCTGCAACGTTGGGAGCTCGATGCTGCCGGCAAGCTCGCCAGCGCCGGCCTGCCGGGTTACTGCCTGGATAGCGAGTCGCCCACCCGCGGCTTCGCATTAATGCGGCGATGCGCAAACGGCGCGGCGATGCGCTGGAATTACCGAAACCAGCGACTTGAAAACCGTCAAACGCCTTCGATGGGAATTCGCTATAACGAGCAGGGTAGTGTGTACTTCGACGAGTTCGATCCGGCGAACTACACCCACACGCTGTTGTGGAAGCCCGGACAGTGA